In a genomic window of Amycolatopsis japonica:
- a CDS encoding RNA polymerase sigma factor, translating into MKGTEPDEEQLVRRTAKGDRAAFEELYRRTSPWLAVRLRRRCADEQIVAEVMQETYLAVWRAAGAFAGAAVGGSAVGWLWTIAARRLVDAFRRRAKFAQPLPVAETAVSPAAEDEALAGAVGDHVGDALRRLAPELRQVLQAMVLDGLTVRETAVLLGVPEGTVKTRARRARIAMREALS; encoded by the coding sequence GTGAAGGGAACGGAACCGGACGAAGAGCAGCTCGTCCGTCGCACCGCCAAAGGCGACCGTGCGGCGTTCGAGGAGCTCTACCGCCGCACGTCGCCGTGGCTGGCCGTGCGCCTGCGTCGTCGCTGCGCCGACGAACAGATCGTCGCCGAGGTGATGCAGGAGACCTACCTCGCGGTCTGGCGCGCGGCCGGCGCGTTCGCCGGTGCGGCCGTCGGCGGAAGCGCCGTCGGCTGGCTGTGGACGATCGCCGCGAGGCGGCTGGTCGACGCCTTCCGCCGCCGGGCGAAGTTCGCGCAGCCGCTGCCGGTCGCGGAAACGGCCGTTTCACCTGCGGCCGAAGACGAGGCGCTGGCCGGTGCGGTCGGTGACCACGTCGGTGACGCGCTGCGACGGCTCGCTCCCGAACTCCGGCAGGTCCTGCAGGCCATGGTGCTCGACGGGCTGACCGTCCGCGAGACCGCGGTCCTGCTCGGCGTGCCGGAAGGAACCGTCAAAACCCGCGCCAGGCGGGCTCGGATCGCGATGCGGGAGGCGCTGTCGTGA
- a CDS encoding ABC transporter ATP-binding protein, producing MRAVGAAEVAPTTYAWQIKAEGLKVRVGKRKFAVNGLDLDLGTGVHGLLGPNGAGKTTLIRALATVLRPAEGGLALLGESVGGFTDQRRLRRRIGYLPQNFGFYKRFTVREFVEYIAWLKEMPKEAIPGAVQRSIERVGLADRADDRMKTLSGGMVRRVGIAQAIVNDPDILLLDEPTAGLDPAQRVRFRELMQELGRDACVVVSTHLVEDVATACTDVVLFENGKLVFQGTPDELAAAGSAEHVGDSPIERGYSALLGHEPGKGNW from the coding sequence ATGCGTGCTGTCGGGGCCGCGGAGGTCGCGCCGACGACCTACGCGTGGCAGATCAAGGCGGAGGGGCTGAAGGTCCGGGTCGGCAAACGGAAGTTCGCCGTGAACGGGCTCGACCTGGATCTCGGCACGGGGGTGCACGGTCTGCTCGGCCCGAACGGGGCCGGGAAGACCACGCTGATCCGGGCACTGGCGACGGTGCTCCGGCCGGCGGAAGGCGGGCTGGCGCTGCTCGGTGAATCCGTCGGGGGGTTCACCGATCAGCGCCGCCTGCGCCGCCGGATCGGCTATCTGCCGCAGAATTTCGGTTTCTACAAGCGATTCACCGTCCGCGAGTTCGTCGAATACATCGCCTGGCTCAAGGAAATGCCCAAAGAGGCCATCCCAGGCGCGGTGCAACGGTCGATCGAACGCGTCGGCCTCGCCGATCGCGCCGACGACCGGATGAAGACGCTGTCCGGCGGAATGGTGCGGCGGGTCGGGATCGCGCAGGCGATCGTCAACGATCCGGACATCCTCCTGCTGGACGAGCCGACCGCCGGACTCGATCCGGCGCAACGAGTGCGCTTCCGTGAGCTCATGCAGGAACTGGGCCGGGACGCCTGCGTCGTCGTCTCGACCCACCTCGTCGAGGACGTCGCGACGGCGTGCACCGACGTCGTCCTGTTCGAAAACGGGAAGCTCGTCTTCCAGGGCACTCCGGACGAACTGGCCGCCGCCGGGAGCGCGGAGCACGTCGGCGACAGCCCGATCGAGCGCGGCTACTCGGCGCTGCTGGGGCACGAGCCGGGGAAGGGGAACTGGTGA
- a CDS encoding anti-sigma factor family protein: MNKEHVSEQLLAGYVLGDDGLAGDEVWAVEAHLESCAECRGRLSALSLPSVSALVDDVWAGLGPKLAEAGPSPMRRRWAGRLHTWVTPVMLPWLVMILLIPAIGVLLDGVGFTGSKGYSFVQLFSPVLPVLGVAVSWAKGLDPAYELVTSTPRAGLYLLLRRTTAVLAVVLPIQALSSWLGGGGFGLGLLPSLAFTTGTLALGGLIGVVRAAYVLAGVWVAVILAPAVASQGRATALEPRLLPVWGAIFAVTAVVVVLRRSVFGLLTGSER; this comes from the coding sequence GTGAACAAGGAACACGTGTCCGAACAGCTCCTCGCCGGTTACGTCCTCGGCGACGACGGCTTGGCCGGTGACGAGGTCTGGGCGGTCGAGGCCCATCTCGAATCGTGCGCGGAATGCCGGGGGCGGTTGTCCGCCCTCAGCCTGCCGTCGGTGTCTGCACTGGTGGACGACGTCTGGGCCGGGTTGGGGCCGAAACTCGCCGAAGCGGGGCCGAGCCCGATGCGGAGGCGGTGGGCCGGGCGGCTGCACACCTGGGTGACGCCGGTGATGCTGCCGTGGCTGGTGATGATCCTCCTGATCCCGGCGATCGGTGTCCTGCTGGACGGGGTCGGGTTCACCGGGAGCAAGGGCTACTCGTTCGTCCAGCTGTTCTCACCGGTCCTGCCGGTGCTCGGGGTGGCGGTGTCGTGGGCGAAGGGGCTCGACCCCGCGTACGAACTCGTCACTTCGACGCCGAGGGCCGGGCTCTACCTGCTGCTCCGCCGGACGACGGCGGTCCTCGCCGTCGTCTTGCCGATCCAGGCCCTTTCGAGCTGGCTCGGTGGCGGCGGATTCGGGCTCGGTCTCCTGCCGAGCCTGGCCTTCACCACCGGGACGCTCGCGCTCGGCGGGCTGATCGGCGTGGTGCGGGCGGCCTATGTCCTCGCCGGGGTCTGGGTGGCGGTGATCTTGGCGCCCGCGGTGGCTTCGCAAGGGCGTGCCACCGCGCTCGAACCCCGGCTGCTCCCGGTGTGGGGCGCGATCTTCGCGGTGACCGCGGTCGTGGTGGTGCTCCGGCGGAGCGTCTTCGGCCTGCTCACCGGATCCGAACGTTGA